The proteins below come from a single Nitrosospira sp. Is2 genomic window:
- a CDS encoding DUF1841 family protein, translating to MFSPSREQARQFFFDVWRKYRQREMLTAMEDMALEIILLHPEYQRMLETPERYRDKDYLPEMGDINPFLHMSMHVAIKEQLSIDQPPGIRKRFQGLLQKAGDEHVATHQLMECLAEMIWQAQRDQTALDARVYFECLDRQENNA from the coding sequence ATGTTCAGCCCTTCTAGAGAGCAGGCGCGTCAGTTTTTTTTTGACGTCTGGCGCAAGTACCGGCAGCGAGAAATGCTTACCGCCATGGAAGACATGGCGCTGGAGATCATTTTATTGCATCCCGAGTATCAGCGAATGCTCGAAACGCCGGAACGATACCGGGATAAGGATTATTTGCCCGAAATGGGCGATATCAACCCCTTTCTGCACATGAGCATGCATGTGGCCATCAAGGAGCAGCTTTCAATAGACCAGCCACCCGGAATCCGCAAACGTTTCCAGGGACTGTTACAAAAAGCCGGCGACGAACATGTCGCCACACATCAACTCATGGAGTGTCTTGCGGAAATGATCTGGCAGGCGCAACGCGATCAGACGGCGCTGGATGCGAGGGTGTACTTCGAATGCCTGGACCGGCAGGAAAATAATGCCTAG
- the nth gene encoding endonuclease III — translation MNSNKRKEIFTRFKLANPNPATELEYASPFELLIAVILSAQATDKSVNLATHKLFPTANTPEKILALGEASLRDFIKSIGLYKTKAKNILATCQLLIQHHGGEVPRTRDELEKLPGVGRKTANVILNTAFGEPTMAVDTHIFRVANRTGIAPGKTVLEVELKLLKNVPPGFRHDAHHWLILHGRYTCVARKPKCAICIINDLCEYKEKNFEKPDSIYPIASAAAYEASDPAIARPSFSK, via the coding sequence ATGAACTCAAACAAACGAAAGGAAATTTTTACACGCTTTAAGTTGGCCAATCCTAATCCCGCTACTGAACTGGAGTACGCCTCGCCATTTGAATTGCTGATTGCGGTAATTCTCTCTGCCCAGGCGACTGACAAGAGCGTAAATCTGGCAACGCACAAGTTGTTTCCCACCGCAAATACACCCGAAAAAATCCTCGCGCTGGGGGAGGCAAGCCTACGTGATTTTATCAAGAGCATTGGGCTATACAAGACCAAGGCCAAGAATATACTCGCTACGTGCCAATTGCTGATTCAGCATCACGGGGGTGAAGTTCCGCGAACCCGGGATGAGCTGGAGAAACTGCCCGGGGTGGGACGGAAAACCGCCAACGTTATTCTGAACACGGCCTTCGGTGAACCCACTATGGCGGTGGATACGCATATTTTTCGCGTTGCCAACCGGACTGGGATCGCACCCGGAAAAACTGTGCTGGAGGTAGAGCTGAAGCTTCTGAAGAACGTGCCACCCGGTTTTCGCCATGATGCTCATCACTGGCTCATCCTGCACGGGCGTTACACATGCGTCGCGAGGAAACCAAAATGCGCGATCTGTATCATTAACGATCTGTGCGAGTACAAGGAAAAAAATTTCGAGAAACCCGACAGCATTTATCCGATCGCTTCTGCGGCAGCTTACGAAGCCTCTGATCCGGCCATTGCTAGGCCCTCCTTCAGCAAATGA
- the rsxB gene encoding electron transport complex subunit RsxB, with product MKQNALIEEIDAILPQTQCRRCGFSGCLPYAEAIAEGRADINQCPPGGDEGIRRLAELLGKRPPPLNHAHGSHQPQIVALINEEACIGCTLCIQACPVDAIVGATKQMHTVIAAECTGCELCIAPCPMDCISMMPRERFGRGAGNQFDNTDDGSRRDGKAAADHARKRYRYRLQRLEREKRENEARMAQEPEAVTVTNSPSVAGDRKKAAIQAALSRATAERARATRTQGPTKT from the coding sequence ATGAAACAGAATGCGCTGATTGAAGAAATTGATGCCATTCTGCCGCAAACCCAGTGCCGGCGATGCGGGTTTTCTGGCTGTCTGCCTTACGCAGAGGCAATCGCGGAGGGGCGTGCGGACATCAATCAATGTCCTCCCGGCGGTGACGAAGGTATCCGCAGGCTCGCCGAGTTGCTGGGTAAGCGCCCGCCACCCCTTAATCATGCTCACGGTTCGCACCAGCCTCAGATCGTCGCGCTGATTAATGAGGAAGCCTGCATAGGCTGCACCCTCTGTATTCAAGCGTGTCCGGTAGATGCGATTGTGGGCGCTACCAAGCAGATGCATACTGTCATCGCGGCGGAGTGCACCGGCTGCGAGTTATGTATTGCCCCCTGTCCTATGGATTGTATCAGCATGATGCCCAGGGAAAGGTTTGGGCGCGGCGCCGGGAATCAGTTCGATAACACGGATGACGGCTCGCGGCGGGACGGTAAGGCCGCTGCGGATCATGCGCGGAAACGTTATCGGTACAGGCTGCAAAGGCTTGAGCGGGAAAAAAGGGAAAACGAAGCCAGAATGGCGCAGGAGCCTGAAGCCGTGACGGTCACGAATAGCCCATCCGTAGCGGGCGACCGTAAAAAAGCAGCTATTCAAGCCGCGCTGTCGCGCGCCACCGCCGAGCGAGCCAGGGCTACCCGAACTCAAGGGCCAACGAAAACATAA
- a CDS encoding quinone-dependent dihydroorotate dehydrogenase → MLYSLLRPLLFSLEPETAHRVTLKTLEVAQRFGSRAAEPISCPSRTVMGLNFPNPVGLGAGLDKDGEHIEALAALGFGFIEIGTVTPRPQPGNPKPRLFRLPQAKAIINRMGFNNQGIDGLIANVSQADYRGILGINIGKNFDTPVEKAAADYLFCLRKAYRYAGYIVVNISSPNTPHLRQLQNAEELSNLLYLLKLDQQKLADEHGKYTPVAVKIAPDLEPSQIDAIAALLMEYQIDGVIATNTTLSRDEVKTLPHGSEPGGLSGQPLTQRATAVIRRLHVALQGALPIIGVGGIMSAADAREKIEAGASLIQIYSGLIYRGPDLVRELTQALCAPDASSPMGPQ, encoded by the coding sequence ATGCTTTATTCCTTGCTCCGTCCGTTATTATTCAGTCTCGAACCGGAAACCGCTCATCGGGTTACCCTTAAGACGCTCGAAGTGGCCCAACGGTTCGGCTCGCGAGCCGCAGAGCCAATATCTTGCCCATCGAGGACGGTCATGGGCCTCAACTTCCCCAATCCTGTCGGGTTGGGCGCGGGACTGGACAAGGATGGCGAACACATCGAAGCGCTCGCGGCACTCGGCTTCGGCTTTATTGAGATCGGAACGGTGACGCCCCGTCCCCAACCGGGAAACCCGAAACCGCGGTTGTTCCGTCTACCTCAGGCCAAGGCCATTATCAACCGGATGGGATTTAATAATCAAGGCATAGATGGGCTGATCGCGAACGTGAGTCAGGCCGACTATCGGGGAATACTCGGTATCAATATTGGAAAAAATTTCGATACCCCAGTGGAAAAGGCGGCCGCCGATTATCTGTTTTGCCTGCGCAAAGCGTATCGCTATGCGGGGTACATCGTTGTCAATATCTCTTCACCCAACACGCCCCATCTTCGTCAGTTGCAAAACGCGGAGGAGTTAAGCAATTTATTGTACCTGCTGAAACTGGATCAGCAAAAGCTGGCTGATGAACATGGGAAATACACCCCGGTAGCAGTTAAAATTGCTCCCGATCTTGAGCCCTCGCAGATTGATGCGATCGCAGCGTTATTAATGGAGTATCAGATCGACGGGGTTATCGCCACCAACACCACCCTTTCCCGTGATGAGGTGAAAACACTCCCTCATGGTAGCGAGCCCGGTGGGTTAAGCGGGCAGCCGCTGACCCAGCGCGCCACTGCCGTGATACGCCGTTTGCATGTGGCCCTGCAAGGGGCGCTACCCATCATTGGGGTCGGTGGTATCATGAGTGCAGCGGATGCAAGGGAAAAAATCGAAGCCGGGGCGAGCCTGATACAAATCTATAGCGGCTTGATCTATCGCGGTCCCGATCTGGTGCGGGAGCTGACACAAGCTTTATGCGCGCCCGACGCTTCTTCACCGATGGGCCCGCAATGA